In a genomic window of Gemmatimonadota bacterium:
- a CDS encoding UvrB/UvrC motif-containing protein translates to MKCGKCGERPGEILYKEFEGGSVREIPVCKECAAGLGFASEEQKKAEPASPAVSLGEDTACPECGISMGAVTAESRLGCERCYEAFHEALEPLLEEMQGAGRHVGRLPGGRHAADIAGLQRELEEAVESQDFDRAAELRDRIRTETPDSGRDGS, encoded by the coding sequence ATGAAGTGCGGCAAGTGCGGAGAGCGCCCGGGAGAGATCCTCTACAAAGAGTTCGAGGGGGGAAGCGTCCGGGAGATCCCTGTCTGCAAGGAATGCGCGGCGGGGCTCGGGTTTGCCTCCGAGGAACAGAAGAAAGCGGAACCCGCTTCTCCGGCAGTGTCTCTCGGAGAAGACACCGCTTGCCCGGAGTGCGGCATCAGCATGGGTGCGGTGACTGCGGAATCCCGACTGGGGTGCGAGCGTTGCTACGAGGCTTTTCATGAAGCGCTGGAGCCCCTTCTGGAGGAGATGCAGGGGGCGGGCCGCCATGTGGGGCGACTCCCGGGAGGGCGCCACGCAGCGGACATTGCGGGACTCCAGCGGGAACTGGAGGAGGCGGTCGAGAGCCAGGACTTTGATCGTGCCGCGGAACTGAGAGATCGTATTCGCACAGAGACACCCGATTCCGGACGAGATGGATCATGA
- a CDS encoding ATP--guanido phosphotransferase encodes MTPTHLAQSVSSWLDASGPESDLVLSSRVRLARNLAGRHFPGRADELERGRVLATVTEACAGAPGIGDADIWDLSELEEQHCRLLVERRLASPQLAQGHGRRGVVVSGDECLSMMINEEDHIRIQSVRSGLNLSDALTGAQELDLFLEERLQFAVSDRWGYLTACPTNVGTGLRASVLIHLPGLVLTAEIDKVHRAVAEMGMAVRGWFGEGSGALGDFFQLSHQRTLGVDEAHCLDGLGRIAGRVLQLERDARERISAEKGHRRKIEDRVHRAYGVLRTARLLSAEQVMACASDVRLARSLGVLEEVSHAFLNRLLLFTQSAHLRAGVGDSFRAEDEKWERARWVREEFDEFL; translated from the coding sequence ATGACTCCGACGCACCTTGCCCAAAGCGTTTCCTCATGGCTGGACGCTTCCGGCCCCGAGTCGGACCTGGTGTTGAGCAGTCGCGTGCGCTTGGCACGAAACCTCGCAGGGCGTCATTTCCCGGGGCGCGCCGATGAACTCGAGCGGGGCCGCGTGTTGGCCACCGTGACGGAAGCGTGCGCGGGGGCTCCGGGGATCGGCGATGCGGACATCTGGGACTTGTCGGAACTGGAGGAACAGCATTGTCGGCTCCTTGTGGAGCGACGGCTCGCCAGCCCGCAGTTGGCGCAGGGACACGGGCGTCGCGGAGTCGTCGTGTCCGGCGACGAGTGCCTGAGTATGATGATCAACGAAGAGGACCACATCAGAATCCAGTCGGTGAGGTCGGGGTTGAATCTGTCTGACGCGCTCACCGGCGCTCAGGAGCTGGACCTGTTTCTGGAAGAGCGCCTGCAGTTTGCGGTTTCGGACCGTTGGGGCTATTTGACGGCCTGCCCCACAAATGTGGGAACGGGTCTTCGCGCTTCGGTGCTCATTCATCTTCCGGGGCTGGTTCTGACTGCGGAGATCGACAAGGTTCACCGGGCGGTCGCAGAGATGGGCATGGCCGTTCGTGGATGGTTCGGGGAAGGCTCGGGTGCCCTGGGCGACTTCTTCCAGCTTTCCCATCAGCGGACGCTGGGCGTGGATGAGGCCCACTGTCTGGACGGACTGGGTCGCATTGCCGGGCGCGTGTTGCAACTGGAGCGGGATGCACGCGAGCGGATCTCCGCGGAGAAGGGACACAGGAGAAAGATCGAAGATCGTGTTCACCGGGCGTACGGGGTCCTTCGAACGGCCCGATTGCTGAGCGCGGAGCAGGTGATGGCCTGCGCTTCCGATGTGAGACTGGCCCGGTCTCTGGGAGTGCTGGAGGAGGTGTCCCACGCATTTCTGAACCGATTGCTGCTGTTTACGCAATCCGCGCATCTTCGCGCGGGGGTGGGCGACTCCTTCCGCGCCGAGGATGAGAAGTGGGAGAGGGCTCGGTGGGTCCGGGAGGAGTTTGACGAGTTCCTCTGA